In the Apis mellifera strain DH4 linkage group LG13, Amel_HAv3.1, whole genome shotgun sequence genome, attatatatgaaacaattcAGTCCACAAAGAAGATACATGTGTTgtgatataatgaatataattataaataagcaaTAATTTACTtaagtttaaagtttttattaattacacttGAAACCTGAGAATactaatgatataatttctaaaaatataatgattggaaaaaaaaagaaaaaaagaaaaaaaaaaaatctaaaacttttgtatatttcaatacAAGTGTTTCTTTCATGGCATGTtacaaaggaaaaattatagcCGATTTtctaaatagataatattcttaaattaattcaatattaaaataaatatttgacgtatcagtaaaataatttaattatcattattagatattatatttaaattttatatatacatttaagcCAACAttactttctttaatttatacatttcttttttttaatgtacatCTACACATAAAGGAATCAATCGATATTCCCCAATTTTAGCACTAgctaatgtaattttttttttaaattataaaaaaaaaaaaaaaagaatgattgtAAAGCTATTAAATTTGGttgatgaatttctttttttttttttaaatcgttatattaaaacgttaaaaacaaatgagtataaaaagaaaaatcatagaTGAATCACATTACGTGTGATCATGGATTTCATTTTGCATACTTTGCCtatgaattcttatttaatcatcaaaaaaaactcaactttagattaaatattaaaactcatgacatcaaataaataaaacaagtatattaaaatgttattaaaaaatagatagccTATCGTgataactataattaattaaaattattatttcctctcatcataagattataatattataaatcattcacGAATAGATAATTgatcaataaaaatcgattcttttgaaggaaaaaaaaaaaaaaacttaatgatcaaaaaataaatactgtcttttaatacaaaaaaaaaaaaaaagaaaaaaaaaatttaaaaagaaaagaaaaagtaacaaTCTAATGAtcgtaaaacaataaaattctcaagttttataatttgcaaaagAGTCTATATTTACATGTTAATTCTTAAATCAAACAGAACTCCTTTTACCAGGAaactaaaaagttattataacgCGATCTATTTCAACTGGACGGACATCTTGTTAATCTGCaacaaaaaatgatttcgcgtatgcttcgatttttttcttttttaaaataaaaacttacttCAACTAGTGTCAgtcaaataataatcttaaatcgAACAATGTACATGTTACAACaacattattatacaataatacaatcaacatgtcattttttttatctcttcagAGAAGCATTccaagtaattattttatatacgtgtatatatgtatatgtatatatacgtatatatatacatacatatatatatatatatatatacacacatacatatatatgtaagaatCGCATAATGAAGAACAGCAATATCCACTGCTTTaaccattaataatatacgtattatataacgtaatatatatatatatatattatattataatataatatatatatcttcataatatgtatatatacacgatatgatataatttatatccaaACTATTCTTAAAGTGCGAGGAGAAGTGTCTCTGTTAAAATCGAATTCATGAAATCGGTAGTattaagaaacatttttcttttctactttttttttcctttttttttcttttttttttttttttttttttttttagcaacaACGTCCCGTCAAGACTggtctttaatttatttttacataaccaATCATTTCCTTTCCACCATCTTGTACCATCTTTTACAGAAATTACCCTGTAAATgcgtatgtgtatgtgtgtatttgGATGAACATGAACAGAGATACGTACGGGCGCGAGCACGTAcactttttattcaaatgtaCAATAAATGTGTGTGAAAATATGACGTGAAAACagtatttcgataatttcataCGTAAAAGCGTGAATCGTAATGTAATACGTATATGTTCATTGTAAATAGTGTACACCTgcctgaaataaaaattttttttaaaatttaacatcgaTCCAACATTGGCCAGAAACGCTCTCGTCTCTCGTCTGctgagaaatagaaatatttgttcacttacatattttttttagtagtaTAACGTTATTAAAGGTCTGtccaattaaatttacaaaaattaacatgattaataacattaaatcgATCGctgtaatatctataaatagatttaaaattaccggtaaatattattatacttttttaaatttaaaatatatcttatatatatatatatatttttatacataagatAAGATACTTTTTACAAAACAAATTTTGCTCGTAGAGCAAATagaatggataaaatttttgcttaataatatcaatgttACTCGTCGAAAAAAcatttcgtataaaaaaagaaagaaagaaaaaaaaaagaaacaaaacgttttaaaaatcgGAGAATATTGGAGAAAACAACAacatgcaaatatatttcgtcTCCGAGTCGAaagatcgattaaatttataacaatatttcccATAATCGTTACCATGctcaataaaaaaacaatatcagATACGAAGTcaccaaaattataattggtaATCTCTCACTTTTTTGGGGACCGTATACAATAGATAAAATGatctcatttttaaaaattgagaacaagaaaaaaaaaaaattaattattttaacaaccAATACTCTAatctaattaatcttttcgttTAGCTCGACCAATGTTAGAACGATCGATTGTTCTATTGATACTTGTCAAtgtaatcaaaaaaagaaagtcagCATTTCATGACATGTGACGCACACGCATATTACATTGATGccatcatatacatatatatatatgtgtgtgtataatatatacatatatatatatgtgtatgatatatacatatatatgtatatatatataatatatacatatatatgtataattgtttAGTTTTGCTTAAGTTTAGCGAAATCGATTTTAGCGTAATTGAAGCCTTCTTGGGATGCTGGCGACATAGGTGCCGCATTACCAACTTCAGGAAGATCTAGACTAGCATAGTGCAAAATTTCCGCAGCAGCTTGCACTTTatcaaaattctctttttctaatgGACTTGGCATCGCGGTAGGTGTAGGTGTTGGTGTTTCATCTGGCAATTTAGGGGACGATGGTTGTTTTTCAATAGTTGGCTTAAAGCCGGATAACGTGGGGCTGGTGTTCGGGGACGCAGTGATCAAACGTGGCTTCGATACGTTTAAATCAGAAAACTTTTTTGTTACATTGTTCAATGTATTATCTTGCGAGGTCAACGAGTTGTTTGATATTATGCGATTAACTTGATTATCCTTCCCTGTAGGACTAGATGCTCTATCTTTAATCATTACTTTCGACAAAGTACTACTATTTGCATCTGTTACAGAAATAGAATTGATCGTGCTAACTCTACCATTCGTAGCATCTGCAATAGTACGATCGTTATTATGTTTAAGGTTCATATTCAGTTCTGATGGTTTCAGTTCATCGGTATTCTTTTGATGCGTAAATGATTTCTCGGGCGATTGAGGACTGTTCAAGGAGAAAGGGAAAATAGTCGCCGAGGAACCTGTCGGAGTTGCTCGGGGAGGAGATGCGGGTGTGCTCGCTAAACTTTCCGATTCCGGACTTCCGTTTAAAGGTAAGAAACTAGGCGTTTTTATAGGTTTGTTTCCCGCTTGGATCGCAATTGGCTGCGAACGTGACTTCTCTTTACGACTACCGGTTCGCGTTGCCATTGGTTTACGATTGTTTCGATTGCTCATGTTCATATTTATGTAATCTTGTTCTAAACTTGTTCTCGGCTTGAAATTCATATCAACATAGTCGGCAGGTGGACGCCGTGGAAGATCGACCGGTGCTGTTCTCGTGGCTCCTAAAAcacatcatataaatattaatgaatatataaataaatactttcaagagatattaaattgcataatttaGTATCGAAAagtagttaataattaattaatacattttaaaattcaaaaacaaatcTTTTACCTGGCGGTCCATTTGATTGCACACTTTCTTCTTGCATAGGCGATGAAATTAACTTAGGGCTACTACCGGATTGTGACCAATCCTCCATTATACCATCCATTCTCATGTATGGTCCTTCTGCTTCTTCCACCGGCTTCAATGTAGTAATTACGGGTTTATGTATGGAAGCAGAGGACGATACATGAATGTGACTATGATTTTGATTGGCAgtgattgtattattattgttattacgattaatctgaaaaaaaaacgtaatggagcactcaaaaattaatataaaataaataattatgttaaaaaattaattcgaaaagcgaattaattttacagcaaaatcaatttaaaatcaaaaatatatagattatgtACATGCAGTATTACAtagtgaagaaagaaattaatttcaaaaatacctTATTTATGCGGCTCATATCCACGTATGGGGCAGTGGTCGACGAGGGTGGTTGTCCAGGAGACATATCAACATAGGAACTGGTGTCAGTGGCAGTAGAGAACGAATGTGACTGAGATTGCGGTTGTGAATAAGATGAAGGGGGTGAATTAAAGGTTGTAGAAATACTGGGTTTCGTAAAGTCCAATTCCATTAGATCCTCCATTCTTTCAGAAGTTATAGAACAACCGGAATTATGACCCCAAGAACTCGATAATAACGGTGCAGAGTTCGATTTATTGGAACTCGAGTTTTCACAACCAACTGGTAATGGTGCAGTAACTACATTCACTAATTTCCCGAGTTCAGGTTTTTTGGATCTGCTACCTACAGAGAATGCTCGTACTCTACTAACGTCTTGCTGAGTAATATCCAATCtgttcaaaatcaaataaaggtacaattattctatattcatatgagaaattttctttcgatgctACAaacaaatagaattaatataaagttttataccTATTCTTACGATGACTTTTTATAGGTTCTGGTCGAGAACCAATGGAATAGGCTCTTGCTGGTCTCGCTTGCAAATCGTCTCCAGGTGGAAGAAAACTTGTTACTTTATCTAGATGATACTCGGAAAAGCGTAAATCTGTGCTAGGTGTACCAGAAGTGACGGAACAACTACTGCCACCATGCGACAGATCATCGGGAAAATGACCATTGTGATTATGCGAAGGATCCATGTCAACGTATCCATTATTTCCAACGGGTGCCATAGGTACATAACCTTCTGGTAAAGTGTTTGACTCCTCTACAAGTGAAGATCCTCGTGAATGCGAGTGTCCTGTTCCTGAACTCATTGGCATGTAAGCTCCACTTGGGCCAGGACTCGATCCACAAGGACTACACATTTCTAAATAGGAACTTTGCTGTAAATACAAGTAAAATTGTGCGCGTTATTATTTTGTCACTATCTTTACTAAATGATGCAatcattaaatgataaaatttcacaataatgATGCAATATAATCTTCAATGTTTTAACATGTTGTCACATATTTACTTAACAATAAACTCTTATTGTTAGTTcttagattttcttttaaattaaatatttttatttttgatggaatatttcataaaaatacattttataatttcaaattatatcataaagaagtaaaataaacatataataactGAAAATAAgagtttgataaaaaattttagtttattgaacatatattttcattttaaaaatttaatttttgttaaaacaaaataaattttcaagaaaatctaTGAAATAACGAAATCTTGTTAAACTGTGCCAAGAAtgactaaaaatataaattgtaatgctAAGAATAGTTAATCATCACTTAAAAATGACTCATAATTGTGAGTAAGCTtatatgtaagtatatatatatatatatatatatatatatgagactatgaagaagattttaatatattaaatacgttatttttaattaaaacaatatagtttcaataagtatttcaataaaaaaaatcaagttttatataaatttttaaaactaccttattttatatttttaaagtctaTCAACTTTATTTGGACTCACCTGGGAAGGAGaatgagatttaaaatttggtGAATATTTATGATGCGAATGTGATGTGGACCACGGAGCATAATCGTCGCCATTTTCCTCCAGAATAACAGGTTCGTCAGGCGTCAAAGAATGTCCATATCTTGAAACAGTACCCTCTTCCAACACATTTTCACCACCATCATCCATTGAAAGAGAGGATCCTGCAGAATCCGTGGAACACGCACCGGAAGCAGGACTAATAGGCATCGAAGAGATTGGCGGTGAATAGGAAACGCCTTTCACGTACATAGAATGCGGTCTCATCACATGAGAAACAAAATGAGAACTCCTAGGATGGCTTATTATCGATGTTGGATGACTTTCGCTGGTAGTACGACCCCTCGATGGCAAGCTGTCACATCTGTCACGCCCATTTGCACCtagaaatgtatttaataagatttatcgtcaagaattatttaatttaacaaacaaaattcgaaaagcAGCCATCCTCCCAGCATAGCAGCAGGTTAGTTCATTTCAAATGATTCCATAGATCTGTATAATATTTAcgcatattaaaatatatagtttgttattcatttaaaacatGTATTTTAAACCAAGCAATAAACaatgattaaaaagatatttccaaATATGGGAATAGTaagacgaaatatatatataccacatatatatgtatattatcaacacgcaagatataaatatatatatatatattgcgaaaaagaaaaaagtagtcaaggaaaaatattttgcatatgaAGAAGGGTAAAGGGAAatctggtaaaaaaaaaaaaaagaaaacatgacatcattagaaattgaatattgtataaaatatgtataaaatattccattgacTGTTTTGCCACAACGAGAGGAACGAAAAAGGAAGCTTTTCTTCATTATGAAATATCGTGCAATTGATCGCATGCGAATAGAAGCTTGCATATCCACGATAACGCGAAGATCTCGTGAAGAGatcgtaaattatataatgtgacGCAACAACAAGtagtttcgatttcgaatatgTTCCAATTTGGATTCTCATAGAAGGGGATAAAGAGTTAAAGAGAGTAAAAGGGATAGAAAAAAACAGGAAACAGCGAGGCAAAGACACTgaaagagaaacaaatatCTCTTGCTGATTTATCGATTATGacgaaacaaaaatacatACAGCGTAAAACTGATCTTTTAGATGATTGCATTTGATTGATAATGGCAGCTAAGGGCAGCGACAAGGTTCTCTGATGGGATATTGTCGCGGTTGTGGTTGTGGTGGTCACGGTAGCGGTCATAGTGATGGTAATAGTAGTGGTAGTTGTTGTAGTTGTACTTGTTGTTGTAACATGAACGGATTGGGAATTATTGATGGAATGGGGTTGACTCGCTACCGAATGACGACGTCTAGCGGTAGTGGCACAGTTGGTATTAGTCGAGGCAATCCCAGCAGTCCCACCAGCCCCGGTACCAGCAACGACTGCAAACCACACAGCTCTCACTGTcgcacaattatttttctttttccattcttataaaaatttaatcgacgtGCTAATATACGTTGATAATAATTGAGActcgattaaaagaaatttattggagaaaataatgatttatatgtaCGAGAGCATCATAAACgtgaaaagttatataaaagaattatcattaatcaatttttaggaattaaatgaatttctgTTTTTAAAGTATGCAATACATTTGTTTTTGTTCTACTCGGCCTCGTTAATATGTATGTCCGTTAACGTCATGTGAATGTTGAAACATATTGTGCAATACTAGGAACTCGCTTTCAAGCACGGCTGTCAATAAAACCTTAtatttttcgtggaaaaattttcaattaatcatcaataaattaaataaattatagaactattttacagaaatattaaatacaatttgcaatacaatacaaatcacgttaaattgaattttttatcatatgttATCAATGTTTtaatcaattcaaatattttcaaatattcatagaaaataataaaatatcattaagagtgaattatgtatttttcatttatacaattcctttttcaatcaaaaatctTTGGACAGGCTGTGTATAACAAAACTTCTCtaacaataaatttgaatatgttGAATTATAATTGTGTTTATCACCCTTTGATGCCCACATCttatgaaagaaagaagcatACAACTACAATGACAGAAAACAGACCCGTGATTGTATTGCAAGAAGAGGTACTCTGAGTCTGATTAGACTGCTCTTGATCTTGAACTGGGTCCACCTGCTCCTCGTGCGTCCTGTGTTCCTCTGTAATACCCGCAACCCATTTGTGTTATTCTAAAGCTGAGTTTTCAATTGTACAGTTCATGATTCAGCCAATATCAAGGCATATAATGTAGTGCAGTTATGGtctgatgtaaaaaaaaaaaaaaaaaaaacagaaaaaaaaaaagaaaagaaaaagaagacaaCTTACACATAAAAACAAAAGGATTTATAGGATAATGTTTGTACAAAGGTATTTCTGTGTAAAATGTTTAGTATTCgagataaaatcaaaatatcataaacACATCatcatatttacataaatgaaaaatatattttagagatcAGCTTTTgagaagattattataaaccaTAACTGATAttctgttaaattatttaaagaaaaatataatttctcaaaaCTAAAACTTACCTAATGGTGAATTATAGAATCTTTGTCCAGTATATCGATGTggtaatacaaaaattggcTTGCTAGCTTCAGTAGCAGAAGAACTACGCACTCTTTGACGTGGTCCCACATCATCTTTACTGCTACTAGAATTGCTCATAGAATTCATAATAGCAGCATGCATATTATGTGCAATATTGTTGTCTTCAGCTTCCATCCACAATTCACCACCACCAGTGACTGCTGAACGACCTACTTCCATATAGAAAATACGATCCATATATCCACATCTTCTGATGCAAATTAGCTAtaaaacaaacattttttgttagtttctgtttttttaataaaataataaaaatttatttttataaatcttttttataaatctatatttagatAATGAGCTTACAGGAAATTCTATAGAATCTGAATTATCCTTTGCTCCAATTTTTACTAGGCTTAATGTTCTATCAGTTAAACATAGTCTATAGGGACCATGAATATTCTTTCGTTCACCTAATCCCTTTTTTTGCATTGTAACTTGCCATACGTgttctgaaataaaatattacattaatttctcattacaattaataatatgtgtaATAGTAAAGTAAGTATGTATAGTAGTAGTATAGTAATATTGTcaaatcaataaatcaataaaataattatgaatctatatttattaaaaaagagctATATTcacttaattttacaattcattaaaaaattgcataatgttttatatatacatatataatgtatcaaaatatttgtaaactctataagaattatttataaattactaaattaattataaattattatttatataatatatataatttattatctatataatatctacaatctttattaaatttttattaaaaatcattttttattttatattttgtaatttctttcaattaatataaaatataattaataaatttaaaaaaatatttaataagatatgttcataaaaaattgtaataaaattataacattcgtaaaaatatttcttttttatttatatataaaaacaaatacattttttatttaaatcttcgattttgtatcataaaattatagataataaataacaaataataacatttgtaaaatagtataataaaacaattggtTGAAagattaagatataaattaaaacattattattgttatatcgtATATGatgtatctattataaatgtcaattattaattttaaatttagaaatttttttcatatatgaaaCATTTCGTCTTCAAtgcattttaattctaattcaaaCAATAATAGCGCATTACCAAATATAGGCCGAGGTTGCTCTCCATCAGCTACATCTCCGCTCTGAAGTAAAAGCATCGCTTTTAACCATTCATCCAGTTCTTTTTCACTCTCCAGAATTAAGCAAAAGCATTCATCTTTCGTATATAATGCAATAACATGTTTGTGTTTAGTATCTACGcgtctattaatattaaagcaaCTGTCCAATAAAATGCTACGTTTCGGTGGTTGTctgttttcaaatttctttttactatCATAATATTCAAGACATGCTGGATATCCTGGTGCTTCGCCACGCAGTACAAAgtactttttcttttgagTCTTTAGTTTCTTCACGTGACCGCAGAGAACAACGGGACCTCCTGAAGGGGAGACTAAACCCCTGCTCGAAGACATCGTCCCAATGACGATCGAAAAGGCCGTTGTCGCGAAGAATTTTGCAATTCCTCTGATAAACGTTATATTGTACCATTTAAATGGTACACAAGTTAtagataatcaatttataacacATATTTTACATTCAAACATGTTATGTCAATTCTTCATCGTAGTAGAATGCGCGTTCCCACCCACGTTGTTAAAGCAATTTAGTTCAAAGGACACACTTCCGTTAGAAATGATCTTTTCACTGGCatagatatttcaataaatagaaTCGTATGGATATCACTATTTTCATTAACATGatagaaatttaacaaatcgtatttaaattgttggacaattgtattatttttttgcgcAACGTGTCTGCTGTCCTGCTTTTATCATGGAAAGGTTGTCGTCGATATCATTGTACTTGAAGCACGCCAACGGTGGAAGCACGTGTCGGGGGTAAATAAGCAATAACACGCCACCACAGTGCATGTGCACTTAATATGTACTAAGAGCGTCGCATGAATCTGTCTTTTCGATGCAATTCAGACAAAAGTGTATTATTGACTAACCGTGTTTTCCAAGGTTAAAGAATTAGGAAACGGTTAATTCTGTCGATGAAAGTCAAGGATTCTTTGTATCAATTTCTTGATAAACACAAAAGCTATCTATTCAGCTTTTTATGATCGTAATTGTTAGTAGGTTCGAAGTTCCACCTGTCACGCGGTTTTGTCTAGTTTCCTTTGCCGCGACTCGCAACTCTGGCGATATCCTAGGGCGACGGATTACACGCAATCTGAGGTCAACAGTATTCGTCACCATTTACATATTTTGCATTTGTGAATATCttcattaaagaattattcaaaaactttaaggaatttctttttcgagttAGAATTATTTGTGCACCTGTTTATCGCGTcaaataatgcaaaatttattgCGTGGTCCACAATGGTTGGCGCGTAACACACACAGACACATATAAAGAAATACTTGTATACACGATGATACAGAGAGCAGACACACGCGGGCGTTTTCACGTGTACAACACACACGCGAAAGAGTGCACGCGCGCGCACTCGTGGCCGTTCGCTCGTTTGCGAGTACGTTTAGAGGAAATATGTAGAGAggtagagaaaaagagagagggacaGGCGATGCACACGCAGGTGGGTGGTTGAACCCCTCTTATCACTAATAAGCACGATATAAAGGCGGTCTGCTTCGGGTAAATAGGCTATTGTCAAGGGCaggacaatttttttcatgcgCAATAGTAGGCACATCAAAACACGGCAGCATTCCAGGTCGATGCGAGAACACACTCCTCTTCCCACACCccttatacatatatcgagCACTTTGCGAAAACACACAAATGGAATTCACGATGTGGTGAATAACACTGTAGCATTACGCATGATGTGTCCTAAACGCAGCTTTCAATTGGACATACGCGAAATCTGTTCACTACAATCACATCTGCTTGAGGTGAAAAATTCGGGTCTCCTTTCGTACCCACCAtccctctctcccctttcCGCCCGCGTGCGAGCGACAAATACCGCGTCACTGTGATCACAAACGTGTGGTTTAACTgttttctttgataattaaCTTAAAGATCACACGCTTTCACGGTTTCTTTCGTACACGTCGACGTTCACAAACGACACGCACGTATCTTGAACTTTTTTCCGTCGCACGCCTAGACAGCTAAATAGGCGCTCATGTCCATCTTGTAAAGGTCATGTGTATGGTAAGCTCCGCAGTTGTAAACAAGATGTACGCAGGCGCTAACCGCTCGAATGGCAGCGACGGCGGCGACTCGATACGCGATACGCCACGACCGTAAATACacatacgtacgtacgtatttACGTACACATGCGGTTGTCTCCTTTCAATGGCGTAACTATCGTATCAACTAAATACCGTATTGCGGTAAATTTTTCTGAAGAtcgttttaattgaattatgttcttttaacaaatataaattatcgatagatttattactatatcaacgaatatttatctatttttattgtttaatttgtttgtgaatttttaatttgaaataatttgaaaaattttttttatggttatatatctttacgaaaaatttattattttatctgtgATAATAaggttatatatatgaatcgaagaataaataaaataacaagtatgataaataataatatacgtaaAAAATACACGCGATATCATGAcaatattagttttaaattacGCCACTTTTGTTACGCCATTGCTTTCTTTAATATCTCACACTACATAGAACGTCATAATATAGAGACGTATGCTTACATGAACACGTATGCGTACTTTCAAGTCAAGGTGGACGACTATGGATACACGCATTTCGCTCGCGTAGTTCTGGGTATTGGATCCTCATCGGCAGGGTCGTTTGTAAACACATACATAAGcataaataaattcctttaGATTAATTGTCTATACTAATCGTTTTTAATACAGTGTTGAAGAATAAAGTATAGTTTCTAATgaagaatgatatataatgttaCACAACTTGAAAAAGTAAACCTATTTTGATgtactttaaatttatatgaaactataaagtaaaaataaataaatataaattagtcaTATATTTTCGtgatgttataataatatatatattaataattaataaaatacatattttagcGAAAATAAGTACtcgatattcatatataaaatccaaAGTTCGTACTtgcttaaatttgaaattttttgtttatgattCATATCGCGTGTATGGTTATTTAGTAATTATTCAAGGCATTAGCcttatgataattaatgtattcaaaaggatattaaatattaataaaatttaaataattagtcataatagttatatttataacaaaaatataagatatttatttctttgtattataaaataaagatttcattttaatcttatacataataattacgataatgatatacaatatatcttGGATTACATTACATgaactatttttattcaaatatttcttatttaaacatttgttaaaattgcaaaaattaattcaatataattgctaaaaataaaatttagctTTGAACTGAATAttgtttacaattataaattcaaaaaatgtaagataatttttgatttaattattgtaaaaaatttatcaagtaaTTACTATACGTTATCAAGTAATTACTATACTtttgtcaatattattttcatactctaatataaacttaaaaagTGATGACTTAATgaactattttataaagaataatagttttatctcttattattataatacttttcaaatctatagtttaatatttagtctattaattattgaaactatatatatgcaaatat is a window encoding:
- the LOC408438 gene encoding insulin receptor substrate 1-B isoform X1, whose amino-acid sequence is MSSSRGLVSPSGGPVVLCGHVKKLKTQKKKYFVLRGEAPGYPACLEYYDSKKKFENRQPPKRSILLDSCFNINRRVDTKHKHVIALYTKDECFCLILESEKELDEWLKAMLLLQSGDVADGEQPRPIFEHVWQVTMQKKGLGERKNIHGPYRLCLTDRTLSLVKIGAKDNSDSIEFPLICIRRCGYMDRIFYMEVGRSAVTGGGELWMEAEDNNIAHNMHAAIMNSMSNSSSSKDDVGPRQRVRSSSATEASKPIFVLPHRYTGQRFYNSPLEEHRTHEEQVDPVQDQEQSNQTQSTSSCNTITVVAGTGAGGTAGIASTNTNCATTARRRHSVASQPHSINNSQSVHVTTTSTTTTTTTTITITMTATVTTTTTTATISHQRTLSLPLAAIINQMQSSKRSVLRCANGRDRCDSLPSRGRTTSESHPTSIISHPRSSHFVSHVMRPHSMYVKGVSYSPPISSMPISPASGACSTDSAGSSLSMDDGGENVLEEGTVSRYGHSLTPDEPVILEENGDDYAPWSTSHSHHKYSPNFKSHSPSQQSSYLEMCSPCGSSPGPSGAYMPMSSGTGHSHSRGSSLVEESNTLPEGYVPMAPVGNNGYVDMDPSHNHNGHFPDDLSHGGSSCSVTSGTPSTDLRFSEYHLDKVTSFLPPGDDLQARPARAYSIGSRPEPIKSHRKNRLDITQQDVSRVRAFSVGSRSKKPELGKLVNVVTAPLPVGCENSSSNKSNSAPLLSSSWGHNSGCSITSERMEDLMELDFTKPSISTTFNSPPSSYSQPQSQSHSFSTATDTSSYVDMSPGQPPSSTTAPYVDMSRINKINRNNNNNTITANQNHSHIHVSSSASIHKPVITTLKPVEEAEGPYMRMDGIMEDWSQSGSSPKLISSPMQEESVQSNGPPGATRTAPVDLPRRPPADYVDMNFKPRTSLEQDYINMNMSNRNNRKPMATRTGSRKEKSRSQPIAIQAGNKPIKTPSFLPLNGSPESESLASTPASPPRATPTGSSATIFPFSLNSPQSPEKSFTHQKNTDELKPSELNMNLKHNNDRTIADATNGRVSTINSISVTDANSSTLSKVMIKDRASSPTGKDNQVNRIISNNSLTSQDNTLNNVTKKFSDLNVSKPRLITASPNTSPTLSGFKPTIEKQPSSPKLPDETPTPTPTAMPSPLEKENFDKVQAAAEILHYASLDLPEVGNAAPMSPASQEGFNYAKIDFAKLKQN